The Synergistaceae bacterium region TACTATTAAAACCAATACAGCCAGAGCTGCCTCAGGTGAAATCGGCACCACCCCTGATACCATAACGGCTGCTCCCTTGAACACAGCAGAACCGTATACCACCAGGAGCACTGTCGATATAATGCCAAGGAACTTCTGCAAAAGCGGTGTTTTGTATGCCTTGGAGAGAAGTTCCGCAGGTGTCCTCGAATCAAGTTTTCTCTGCCAGATCCTTGTCGGCCAGGCCAGGTAACGGTAGACGAACCAAGTCCCGAGCCAGACATTCCCGGCCGCGATAAGAAGCATCTGCATACCGAAAAGATAGCATAACCCCCCGAACCCGACAAGAGCAACAGCGGATATATATGTTGCGACATATGCCAGGGCCTGTATAACGATACTGACCTTGCCTGGCAGAAGGGCGTCTCTGCTGCGCGAGTATTTTGCGATCAATATGAGCAGGACAGCGTAGGCTATCCAGAGCGGGGCGAACGTGAACATCTTACTTTGCCTGCCTTAATATTTTGACGATAGACCAGCCGGTGCTCCAAAGAAGTGACACTCCTGAGAAAAATACCCACATATCTGTTTCAAACATTTGTATATCCCCTTTCTCATTATATTGGCTTGATCGTGGCGCAGTACTTAAAGATATCCAGCCAAGCTTTGCATCAGGAGCAATTCTTTGGCTGTAAGATAAAAAAAGACCGCCGGCTCCCCGAGCCGGCGGTCTTTGAAGTACTTGCTTGCTAACATGATACTGCTTATGCTAAGCTTGACTTCGCGGAAAACACCAATTGCCCCGAGGCACGATGGCAGCGAGAGTAAGTATAAGCATAATAATAAGAACGTATTTCAGATATTGTTCCCCGCATATCCATAAGCCTCCTTTGAGTCTAGGGATAGGTGCCTGATTTTTTATTCAGGCGATGATACATCCACTTTATCACAGTGTCAAGTGTTAGTGTTAAAATCTGTTAGTGTTTTTGATCTATTGCCCTTATCGGGAGGAACGACAATATGCGCTATGTCGGAGCAGTTTCAATCGGGATCCGCTTGCAGGTTACCAGGCGCGGTGCCGATATAATAGGGACCATTTCAGACAGTGTTATAAAGGCATCTCAGTCCGCAAGAGACTCGTTTAATTGCCGCGACAGGTTAGGCCATCCCACGTTTGGCACGAGACCATGGCGATTTACAGACCTCATTGGTTCTTTATGTGACCTTACTTCAGGTCAGTGTGACAAAGGGACCCCGGTTATAACATATACAGTGCTATTACGGCAGTTACCTCGATGACTGAAATAGATAACGCTATACCTTTCAGCGGCATAGACCCCAGAGGACGGCTCAAATTCAATGTCCTCCTTGAGATGTTTCAGGAGATGGCGGACATTGATGCCTCAAAATACGGGCTGTCGGTCAGACAGACGCTTGAGCACAACATAACCTGGGTCCTCCGGAAATATCGCATAGACCTGAAGAAATACCCTGTGGAAGAGGATGGGGCAATAAGGATAAAGACCTATGCCGAACCCTGCCATAACCTCTTCTCACTCCGTTCGTTCATGCTCTGGGATTTAAGAGGGGAATTTCTGGGCTCTGCCTATACATGGTGGGTCCTGCTGGATTTTATCAAGCAGCGTCCGATACGTCTTGACAAGTGTGAGCTGATGACAGCGTTTATGGAACAGATATCTGAAGAACTTCCCCGGGATGTCAGGGTACCCGAACTCAGGAAGGCGCAGATGGAGGAAGTATGGAAAGTCCGCTGGCAGGACCTCGATGTCAACGGCCATACGAACCATGCCGTTTATTTCAGCTGGGCCCTGGATACAGTTCCGGCGGAAGTGCCTGAAAATATGGTCCCAATGCTTGTGGAGGGGGAGTTCTTACATCCTGTCCCGAGGACAAGAGTGAGATGCCTGTCGGAAGAGATCACATCGGATAATGGAAGGGCTTTTTTGCATTCCCTCCGGCACATAGATGAAAATACTGAATATGCCAAACTAAGTTCCATATGGAGATGACCGTTGCGCATAAATAGCGATATGCGAAGAGAAGGCGCTTCTGCCGATGTATGCAGGAGCGCCTTCCGTTGGTGGTCTGCCTATGACTTTATGATTTTTGAGACTATTTCTTCCGCCTCTTCGTTTATAGTCTGCAAATGCTCCTTGCTTTTAAAACTTTCCGCATAGATTTTGTATATATCCTCGGTGCCGGATGGGCGTGCGGCGAACCATCCGTTCTCAGCAATTACCTTAAGCCCGCCGATCGGTGCGCCGTTGCCTGGGGCAGATGTGAGTTTCGCCGTTATCTTTTCCCCCGCCAGGGTTTCTGCCGGAACGTCTGACGGAGATAGCGCTTTGAGGCGTTTTTTTTCTTCAGGTGTCGCCGGGGCGTCTTTGCGCGAGTAGAACGGATGCCCGAATTTTTCAGTGAGCGCGGCGTAATGTTCGGCGGGGTCTTTGCCGGTTACAGCCATGATTTCAGCGGCGAGCAGGCTCATTATGAAGCCGTCCTTGTCCGTTGTCCATACAGCGCCGCTTTTTCTAAGGTATGTCGCCCCTGCGCTCTCTTCTCCGCCAAAGCCAAGCATTCCGGAGAGCAGGCCGTCAACGAACCATTTGAACCCCACAGGTACTTCGTAGAGATGTCTGCCCAGTGAAGCAGCAACTTTGTCTATCATCGAACTTGAAACGAGAGTCTTGCCGACCATGGCATTTTCATTCCAGCCGTTGCGATGTGTAAAGAGATATTCTATCGCTACGGCAAGGTATGCGTTTGGCTGCATGAGCCCGCTGTGAGTTACTATGCCGTGGCGGTCATAGTCGGGGTCATTGCCGAACGCCACGTCGTAACTGTCTTTGAGCGCAACCAGGTTTGCCATCGCGTACGGGGAAGAGCAGTCCATGCGTACCTTGCCGTCATGGTCGAGCGGCATAAAGGAGAATGTCGGATCAACGTCCTTATTTACAACCTCAAGGTCCAACCGGTATCGTTCAACGAGAGGTTCCCAGAAGTGTACGCCGGAGCCGCCAAGCGGGTCAGCCCCGATTTTAAGGCCGGATGCGCTGATGGCGTCCAGATCCAGGACATCTGCAAGCCCTTCAATGTAAGGCATAATATAGTCTATAAAACGTACGTTAGGCGCCGAGAGCGCTTTCTTGAAATCCATACGTTTTACACCGCACAATTTTTTGCCAAGCAGTTCGTTTGCGCGCTTCTGAACTGTCTCGGTGATATTTGTGTTTGCCGGGCCTCCGCTCGGCGGGTTGTACTTGAAGCCGCCATACTCGGGCGGGTTATGCGACGGTGTGATCACGACTCCGTCGGCAGTCGTGGCGCCGGTGTTTTTGTTCCAAGATAGGATCGCATGCGAAATCACAGGCGTCGGCGTGTAGTCAAATCCGCTCTGCAGGCGTATCTCGATGCCGTTGGCGGCGAAGACCTCGATACTTGTGCGCAGTGCCGCTTCCGAGAGGGCATGTGTGTCCATGCCTATAAAAAGCGGCCCGGTAATGCCGTTTTCGGCCCGGTACTCAGATATTGCCTGTGATATAGCAGCGACATGATCCTCATTGAAGCTTTGTTCAAAAGAGGATCCCCTGTGTCCTGATGTCCCGAATGAAACGGCGTCTGCCTTTTCCGCAGGGTCAGGATGTTCTGTATAATACGAAGAGATTAGCCTGGGTATGTTTATCTTTATTCTTTCCGGCATTATGACCGCCCCTTTAAATTTATTTTATCCTGTTTCCTGTATAAGGTGTACGACATTAATAGGTGAAGTTTCAAATATTTTTCGCCATGGAGAAAGTAGGGATCGCTTAAAGAAAAAACATCCCTATTCCGCCGGATCCAGATCCGCATCATATGGTTTGATATCAAGTACGGGTGTGCCGTCCAACATATCCACGCCCCTAAAAGTCAGGTTTTTCCCGTCGTTCTTCGTAAATTTCACGATCGACATGCCGATGCCATTTGGCCGGTTGGGTGAACGCGTCGAAAACACGCCGATAGGGAGTTCGCTTTTGTGCGTGATCGGACGCAGGTCGAAGCCTTCGGATTTGTGAAAATAAAACAGGACGATACCGTATGTGTTCGGACGGATATCCATAATACCCTCTTTATATTCTTCCAACATCTCAATGACACCTGTCTCGTCCTCCGCGTATTTGCTTTGTCTTGCGATGCCATCTTTTGTTTTGAATGAAGACCGAATAAAGCCGATAGGTTTCATTGTGATTTCCATGCCGTTCTTGCCTCCTGGTTTCGAAGATGTCCCGCCTACGATCCTCCATCCGTATGATAGCACAGATGGCGCAGGCTCCGTAACCGTGAAAGTGTGCCGGCTGCTTGCTTTTGATTTGTTCGTAGGAAGGGGGATATACTGTTTGTTCCAGCACTAACAGGAGTCTCAATGAAATTGCTGACTTGATTTGACACTATCGCATACAGGGACATTTTCCCACTAAGGCAATATAATAGTGGCTGAAAAGATCAGGGGGTGCGCCGGATATGTATTTGGTAATTATACTTGCGGTTGCCGTGTTGTTTATCGCTGCATACGTCATCGCAACAGTCTCCAAACTTAAAGACAACAGCGGTGCGATGGAGCAGATAGCCCGTGAACTGATGGTGAGGCTGCAGAAAATTGAGGGCAGGCTTGAAGACACGGAACGCGGAATACAGGAAGAGCTTGTGTCTATGAGAAAGGAACAGCGCGAGGATGCGCGCGCAGGACGCGAGGAGCAGGCCAGGGGCATTTTGTCTCTCGGAGACACTCAGGCACAGAGGATAAAAGAGATCGGCGACCTCCAGAGGGAGAGCCTGAGCTCTCTTTCTCAGCAGCTTACGAACATAAGCCGCCTTAATGAAGAAAAGCTGGAGGCGATCCGCGCGACGGTCGAGACTAAGCTTCAGGAGTTGTATAAAAGCAATGAGGAAAAACTTGAGAAAATGCGCGCGACTGTCGATGAACAGCTCCATTCCACGCTTGAAAAACGTCTCGGAGAAGCGTTCACAAATGTCTCCGAACGGCTCGAACAGGTCCATAAGGGGCTTGGAGAGATGAGGGCGTTGACGTCCGATGTGGGTGACCTTAAAAAAGTGCTGTCCAACGTCAAGGTGCGCGGGATGTGGGGGGAGATGCAGCTTCATGCGCTGCTGGAACAGATACTTACGCCGGACCAGTATGCGGAAAACGTCGCAACCAGGCCCAATTGCAGCGAGAGGGTGGAATTTGCCATATCCCTTCCCGGCGCCGGCGACGGAAGCGCACCTGTGTGGCTTCCCATAGACTCCAAGTTCCCTCTTGAGGACTACCAGCGTCTTGTCACTGCGTCAGAGGCAGGAGATGCGGTTTCTGTCATTGAAATCCAAAAATCACTGAAACAGCGCGTGATTGAAGAGGCGAAGACGATAAGAGACAAATATCTTGAACCCCCTTACACTACGGACTTCGGTATCCTCTATCTGCCCGTCGAGGGTCTTTACGCCGAGGTGCTGCGCATAGATGGTCTCAGCGATATGCTTGCACATGATTACAGGGTCGTACCTGCAGGTCCCACAACTGTGACCGCTTTGCTCAACAGCCTTCAGATGGGGTTCAGAACTCTTGCGATAGAGAAACGTTCAAGCGAGGTATGGATCCTTCTTGGCAAGGTAAAGACGGAGTTCGACAGGTTCGGCGGCGTGCTCGAAAAAACTAAGCAGAAGATAGATCAGGCGGGGAAAGAACTTGAAAGGGCCGGGGCACGTTCTCGCGCCATCACTCGTGCGCTCCGCGATGTTCAGGGTCTTCCCGTGACAGGCGAAGAGGGATTTGTGCAAAACGAGCTTGACGATGGTGAGATGAAGGAAGAATAGCGGTTTTTTGTGCGTTTTTTGTTCTTGTCTCCAGATAACCAAGAGACGTAAGTCTTGCCAGTCCAGAATGATGGTCTGGCAGACTGTTTTGTCCTCTATGGTTTTGCATAACGCCCGATAAAAAGTATCGCACCGGATCGGTTGTCCCTTATCATAAAAATAAACGGCCTGTCTGCGCGGAATATTATCGTTTCCCCGTGCGGCTGGAGCGACGTCTTCATCATTATTACGGCTGTTGCAGCAGCTGCTTCAGTTCCTTCTTCTCCTACCTCGATAAACGCTTTGTGGATGACACTGCCGATGTACATGTTGTACTTGCCGTTCATGCCCGAGAAATCTGCCTTATCCGGACTGAATGCTGATGGCATCCCCATCTGTCCAAGAGCTTCAGATAATTCGAAGGACTGTTCCATCTTGAACTTGGGGATCGTGATGCTTACTTTTTTCAGAGACATGGATTTGATCCATGAGTCGAGTTCTTTCAAGCTAAGATTGCTTTCTGCTGATTTGAGGCCAGTTGCTTTATCCGGAAGGATGACCAACATTGAGAATCTTCCGTCCTTATAGGGTAGTTCCGCAATCTCTGTTCCACTGATTTTTGCATAATTTATCCTGTCAGATGTTTTATTCATCATTAATGTTGGTATGGATCTGTCATTTGCGACCCAGAACGGCATTACGCGCGAATCGCCGGCCTCAAATTTCTCAAGCCAGTCTGACCTGAAGTAAACCGCGTTAGTCAGCACCATCTGCGTATCCTTCTTAAGTACGCCTACGCCTATGAGATCCTTTATCTTTTCGTGCGTTTGCTTTTCCACCCATTTATTTATTGTTTTGCGTGCTTTTTCAGGACTTGCCCGATAGTTCAGCGGGATAAGGGCCGCTCCGTAGTAGTTTTTGACCGTATCAACATAGTCCGCGAGAAGTTTTTCCTGTTTTGCCGGCCATATCGCATTCGCCGTGTCCATCTCGGCGATATCGTCTGATACGGAGTTCAGCTCGCTGATGAGCGCTGACATGCTTCTATGGATGTCAGGGTCCAGGTAGAGGACATTTTCCATCTCTGCGGCGGTACTGCCGCGGGCTCCGGCGTATGAAGCCGCAAGTGCTGCAGATATGCTGTAAGGCGAGAAAAAGAGGTTGCCGGTTTCTTTTTCCGAAAGATTTTTGTAGAGTCCTAAGGCAAATCCATTGACAGATCCCGCCGCTTTCTTGCTGAGCGCGGCCGGTCTCGCACTGAGTGCGCCGGTTTCTACCGCGGTAAGTCCGGCGCGGATCGCGCAGTCCTCGAGATCTGTTCTTATTTTGTTGAAATCATAGCCCAGAAAGATAAACTCGGACTTATAGCCGTTTATTAGCTGGCGCATACTCAGAAGCTCATCCTGTCCCATTTTTAGAGGGTCACGCTCTATTGTATCAAGTGCCATAACAACCATTGAAACCACCTGTTCCGCATTAAATGCGCTCTTGCCGGGTACGACCTCTTCGTCCAGCAGTCCTTTGATATGAAGGGTTTCAAGTGAATGGTAAGTCCAGTGGTATGGCGGAATCAGCTTCGACGTGTCAGCTGACGCGCACATGGCTGTCACCAACACAGATAGAATTGTGATCAGGACCAGCAGTTTTTTCATTTGTAAAGTCTCCTCAGTTCTTAATCTACAGCTGAAGATTATAGGTGAAAAAACATAGATCACGGCTGGTATTCATGCTGATTTTATTTCAGGCATTTTGCCTGTGCCGGATGAGGTGGTAGAATTATCTGGTCTGTTTCAGCGTTCTGTAGTTTTTTATGTTTTACCCAGAGCAGAATAGACGCATGCATGTTTATGGGCAGATTTGTTTTTTTAGAGAGGCTTTGTGTATATTGAGGTAATAATTTAAGGGGGAGTTAAAATGCCGGCATTGATAGTTGATCCAGCAAAGTGTACTAAGTGTGGTATATGCGTGAAAATTTGTCCTGCAGATATAATCCGGTTTGGTGAGGCAGGCTTGCCGGAAATGGATGCAAAGGAGATACGGAACTGCATAAAGTGCGGCCACTGCGTGCTGTTCTGCCCCAGCTGCGCTGACAGCCTTTCATTCCAGAAAAATGAAGAACTTGCAGAGGTGTCGGGTCTCGCAATGCCCTCAAAGAAAGAAGGGCTGAACCTGCTCAAGACGCGCCGCAGCATCCGCTGTTTCAAGGAGGGACCGGTCCCGAAGGAGGTCCTTGCGGAGATATTCGAGGCCGTGAGGATGGCGCCTACTGCAAGCAACAGTCAGATGGTTCGCTGGATAGTCTCAGATGATCCGGAGAAGACAAAGGAAATAGTCAACCTGATACTTCGCTGGCTGCATGATGAGATGAATAAAAAAACAACGTCCCGGCTCTCACTTATAGCATCGCTTATGATTGAAAAAGCAAAGGAAGGAAAGGATGGTCTGCTGCGCGGCGCGCCTCAGGCTGCTTTTGCCGTTGTCCCTAAGGATTACGGGTGGCCGGAGGATGGAGCGATCGCGCTTACATACCTTGAACTGGCAGCTCACAGTATGGGAGTAGGTGCGTGCTGGGGAGGATTTCTGACGATGGCTGTAAGAAATTTCAGCGATCTGCGCAATTTCCTTGGGATCAATGAGGACGAGCATCTATGCGGGGCTCAGATGCTCGGATATCCGCAGCTTAAGCCGGTGAGACAGTTCCCTCCGCGCAAAAATCTCAATATAACCTGGCTTTAGATGTGTCTGCATGCATGTTCCAACTTTTCCGGTTATTGATTTATAATGTACATGCCACATTTTAAACTATTTATGAATAGCACGTCTGTTCCAGGGGGTGTCAAACATGCCGCAGAACGAATATAAGCTTGTCGCTACGATAAGGGTCCGCTACAGTGAGACTGACCAGATGGGCGTCGTTTACAACGCCAACTATCTCGACTGGTTTGAGGTGGCTCGTACTGAACTGTGCCGCGCGTGGGGGATACCGTATACAAAATGGGAGGAAGACGACCTTACGCTTCCGGTTGTAGAGTGTCGCTGTCGTTATAAACATCCGGCCCGCTACGACGACCAGATACAGCTATGGTGCCGAGTCTCAGAGATCAAGATACACAGCGTCACGTTCGAGTACAGGGTGCTGCGTGCGACCGATTACAAACTTATTGCGGAAGGCTGGACGAAGCATGGCTGCACAAACCGCGAGGGACACCTATACAGAAAGGAACATCCATTCTATCTTTGGATAATATCTCAGAACTCGGAAGATGCAGCCGAAGCCAGGTAGTTATCCAAACAGAAACGCCTTCTCTCTTGTTGAGTTAATCATTGTCCTGCTTATAATAATAACGCTGTCCGGCGGGATCACAGTTGCTACGATGGGCGGCGGTATAAACGAAGATTCGGTTATTCAGAGAGAGGCCGATGATCTGGTTTTATGGCTCTCGGACAGAATGGCGATGGCTCAGACAGAGGAGTGCGGTTTCAGACTTTATGTGCTCGGACACGGGGGCTCTGCTGTAAATGCGGACCTGACCATCATCTGGCTTGGAGGCAGACTTGCAAACACAAGCGAAACATACAGGAGCGCAAAAGCGTATATATGGCCGGAATCACAGGTCAACCAGTTTTACTACGACGGAGAGTGGCAGACACTGACACCTGCGCTTACCATGAGTGTAAAACCGATGCCGCCGTCGAAGGGTAAAAAGCTTTATGTCATAGTATCAGGGACCGGATATATAAGGGTCAGCACAAAGAGCCAATAGCGGGGTTAAATCCAGAGGAGTGCAATTTTATGGAGAGAAAGCATTCATGGCAGCATGAAATAGATTTTAAGTGCATATTCGGCATATGGCCGTTCAGGAGGACACTTGAGATAACCCCGGATTGTTTTGTGTGGTGCGGAGAGATGATCCCTCTCAAAAAGATAACAAGGATCCGCTGGGGAATAGACCAGAAACGTGGCGGCATCTTGCCGAGACGCGTATGTGTCGCTACGTTCGGCACGAAGGATCGTGAGTTCACAATCAAGACTAAGCAAAAGGATTTCTATGAGCACATTACAGACAGATATTGGAAGGCTGTGGGCAGAAGGCTTCTGTCGGAAATGCTCAGCGGACTTAAAGAGGGCAGAAAATACAGTTTTGGAGATTTTGCGGTTACCGACGGAGGCATCACGATAACAGACAAACCTCTCCTCGGCCGCCCGGAGGAAAAGTTCTATGCATTCGAAGAACTTCAGTGGGGCATAGTAAACGGCAGTCTCTGCTTTGCTCCTCTCAGCATGCCGCAAAAACTTCTGGCGGGGGCTTCCTTCCTATGGGTGGATAACGTTTGTCTGCTTAACGTGGCCCTCGGGATCATGATGCACAGTAAAAACAAGACGCGATTAAGCGCTGTGTCGGGAGTTATATAACAGCTTCAAACTGAAATTTTCCCATATATATGTTTAGGATCGATATCATCCATTTTCTTTGTCCCAGCCGGAATTTTATAAATGGCTGTCTGAGTTTTTTGCTGTTGCCGCACAACAGGACAGACCAGCCCCCATCCACCCACTCTTGCTGCCCTCTCAATGTCCCTTTAAACCCTATATCCGCGCGGAGTATTAAATGTGACATGTTGGTTCACGCCTTTCCTTATTGAATATGGAGGTTCTTATGAGGTTAAATTTAATGCGGGATTATGAGAGGTGTTTTATATATATCTCTTTTATCGCAAAATCTCATAGATACAAAATCATATTCAAGGAGGAGATTGCATGAGACTTGAAATAGGCAGCTTCAAGGTAAAGGACATAGTCTTCGGAGATAAGACCGCTTTTTGCGACGGCATCCTGAAGGTGGACAAAGAAGACGCCCTTCGTGTTGTCTGTGAAGATAGTCATATTACAGATGCGGATCTTGTAATAGTTCGTCCCGGAGACAAGGTCAGGCTTTGCCCCGTGAAAGAGTCTGTGGAGTTCAGATGCAAGGTAAGCGGCGGTCAGGGAGCGTATCCCGGGGTTACTTCCCCGCTTGGACAGGCGGGTATGGGAAGGACACACGTCCTCAGCGATGTCTCTCTTCTTTCCGTAGGGAAGCACTGGGGCGGGTTCCAGGATGGTCTTATCGACATGTACGGACCTTTTCAGCACTACACCATCTGGGGTGACATGGTGAACCTCGTCCTAGTTGCCGATACCGATGAGATCTTCGAGCAAAGGGAACAGCAGAAGAAAAACCACGCGATCAGATGGGCTTCAATGCGCCTAGCTGAGTACATCGCCGAGTGTGTCCGTGAGTTGGAGCCTGAGACGCTTGAAGTCTATGATCTTCCTCCGATGCCAGACCGTGACGAGAAGACGAAGGCTCTTCCCGGTGTAGTCTATATACTTCAGCCCCAGACGCAGATGGAAGCCCTGGGATATAATACGCTTGTGTACGGATGGGACGGAAACAGAATGCTTCCTACATACATGCACCCGAATGAGATCCTAGACGGATGCCTCATTTCCGGCAGCTTTATGCCCAGCTCTTCCAAAATATCCACATACGAATTCACTGCCAATCCTATGATAAAGCGCCTGTTCGCCGAGCACGGCAAGACTATCAACTTCCTTGGAGTT contains the following coding sequences:
- a CDS encoding coenzyme F420-0:L-glutamate ligase; amino-acid sequence: MRYVGAVSIGIRLQVTRRGADIIGTISDSVIKASQSARDSFNCRDRLGHPTFGTRPWRFTDLIGSLCDLTSGQCDKGTPVITYTVLLRQLPR
- the pgm gene encoding phosphoglucomutase (alpha-D-glucose-1,6-bisphosphate-dependent), with product MPERIKINIPRLISSYYTEHPDPAEKADAVSFGTSGHRGSSFEQSFNEDHVAAISQAISEYRAENGITGPLFIGMDTHALSEAALRTSIEVFAANGIEIRLQSGFDYTPTPVISHAILSWNKNTGATTADGVVITPSHNPPEYGGFKYNPPSGGPANTNITETVQKRANELLGKKLCGVKRMDFKKALSAPNVRFIDYIMPYIEGLADVLDLDAISASGLKIGADPLGGSGVHFWEPLVERYRLDLEVVNKDVDPTFSFMPLDHDGKVRMDCSSPYAMANLVALKDSYDVAFGNDPDYDRHGIVTHSGLMQPNAYLAVAIEYLFTHRNGWNENAMVGKTLVSSSMIDKVAASLGRHLYEVPVGFKWFVDGLLSGMLGFGGEESAGATYLRKSGAVWTTDKDGFIMSLLAAEIMAVTGKDPAEHYAALTEKFGHPFYSRKDAPATPEEKKRLKALSPSDVPAETLAGEKITAKLTSAPGNGAPIGGLKVIAENGWFAARPSGTEDIYKIYAESFKSKEHLQTINEEAEEIVSKIIKS
- the tsaA gene encoding tRNA (N6-threonylcarbamoyladenosine(37)-N6)-methyltransferase TrmO translates to MEITMKPIGFIRSSFKTKDGIARQSKYAEDETGVIEMLEEYKEGIMDIRPNTYGIVLFYFHKSEGFDLRPITHKSELPIGVFSTRSPNRPNGIGMSIVKFTKNDGKNLTFRGVDMLDGTPVLDIKPYDADLDPAE
- the rmuC gene encoding DNA recombination protein RmuC gives rise to the protein MYLVIILAVAVLFIAAYVIATVSKLKDNSGAMEQIARELMVRLQKIEGRLEDTERGIQEELVSMRKEQREDARAGREEQARGILSLGDTQAQRIKEIGDLQRESLSSLSQQLTNISRLNEEKLEAIRATVETKLQELYKSNEEKLEKMRATVDEQLHSTLEKRLGEAFTNVSERLEQVHKGLGEMRALTSDVGDLKKVLSNVKVRGMWGEMQLHALLEQILTPDQYAENVATRPNCSERVEFAISLPGAGDGSAPVWLPIDSKFPLEDYQRLVTASEAGDAVSVIEIQKSLKQRVIEEAKTIRDKYLEPPYTTDFGILYLPVEGLYAEVLRIDGLSDMLAHDYRVVPAGPTTVTALLNSLQMGFRTLAIEKRSSEVWILLGKVKTEFDRFGGVLEKTKQKIDQAGKELERAGARSRAITRALRDVQGLPVTGEEGFVQNELDDGEMKEE
- a CDS encoding serpin family protein gives rise to the protein MKKLLVLITILSVLVTAMCASADTSKLIPPYHWTYHSLETLHIKGLLDEEVVPGKSAFNAEQVVSMVVMALDTIERDPLKMGQDELLSMRQLINGYKSEFIFLGYDFNKIRTDLEDCAIRAGLTAVETGALSARPAALSKKAAGSVNGFALGLYKNLSEKETGNLFFSPYSISAALAASYAGARGSTAAEMENVLYLDPDIHRSMSALISELNSVSDDIAEMDTANAIWPAKQEKLLADYVDTVKNYYGAALIPLNYRASPEKARKTINKWVEKQTHEKIKDLIGVGVLKKDTQMVLTNAVYFRSDWLEKFEAGDSRVMPFWVANDRSIPTLMMNKTSDRINYAKISGTEIAELPYKDGRFSMLVILPDKATGLKSAESNLSLKELDSWIKSMSLKKVSITIPKFKMEQSFELSEALGQMGMPSAFSPDKADFSGMNGKYNMYIGSVIHKAFIEVGEEGTEAAAATAVIMMKTSLQPHGETIIFRADRPFIFMIRDNRSGAILFIGRYAKP
- a CDS encoding nitroreductase family protein, translated to MPALIVDPAKCTKCGICVKICPADIIRFGEAGLPEMDAKEIRNCIKCGHCVLFCPSCADSLSFQKNEELAEVSGLAMPSKKEGLNLLKTRRSIRCFKEGPVPKEVLAEIFEAVRMAPTASNSQMVRWIVSDDPEKTKEIVNLILRWLHDEMNKKTTSRLSLIASLMIEKAKEGKDGLLRGAPQAAFAVVPKDYGWPEDGAIALTYLELAAHSMGVGACWGGFLTMAVRNFSDLRNFLGINEDEHLCGAQMLGYPQLKPVRQFPPRKNLNITWL
- a CDS encoding acyl-CoA thioesterase, with amino-acid sequence MPQNEYKLVATIRVRYSETDQMGVVYNANYLDWFEVARTELCRAWGIPYTKWEEDDLTLPVVECRCRYKHPARYDDQIQLWCRVSEIKIHSVTFEYRVLRATDYKLIAEGWTKHGCTNREGHLYRKEHPFYLWIISQNSEDAAEAR
- a CDS encoding glycine/sarcosine/betaine reductase component B subunit, encoding MRLEIGSFKVKDIVFGDKTAFCDGILKVDKEDALRVVCEDSHITDADLVIVRPGDKVRLCPVKESVEFRCKVSGGQGAYPGVTSPLGQAGMGRTHVLSDVSLLSVGKHWGGFQDGLIDMYGPFQHYTIWGDMVNLVLVADTDEIFEQREQQKKNHAIRWASMRLAEYIAECVRELEPETLEVYDLPPMPDRDEKTKALPGVVYILQPQTQMEALGYNTLVYGWDGNRMLPTYMHPNEILDGCLISGSFMPSSSKISTYEFTANPMIKRLFAEHGKTINFLGVILSTLNPKMEEKVRCVQMAGQIAVNLGAKAAVVAEEGYGNPDVDYTAMLVELERLGIKTVGISDESTGRDGGSQPLVSMNPATDALVTTGNVSQFYELPAMEVIGELEALARDGNSGGWEGCINPDGSCVMENNGMFCANHISGYSKRTCADF